A region from the bacterium genome encodes:
- a CDS encoding thioredoxin family protein: MKQCCLIALMLVLGAAGLLPAQAQESPFPALGAALDSAIARGEAAVARETAHKILEVAAGQTADQLTSQDQYVIGLAHLQIARELLEAALQSGKLSEAQAAAAKAWLDKLAPPQPALIVVGKGEQIKLEDYLVAGKTTIVDFYSEFCPPCRALAPHLEKLVQTRQDTAVVKVDINRPGHQGIDWGSPVAQQFSLRSIPYLRIYGPDKQLQAEGKAALTQVLEWCGLN, encoded by the coding sequence ATGAAGCAGTGTTGCCTGATCGCGTTGATGCTGGTGCTGGGAGCGGCGGGGCTGCTGCCGGCTCAGGCCCAGGAGAGCCCTTTCCCCGCCCTGGGCGCCGCCCTGGACAGCGCCATCGCCCGGGGTGAGGCGGCGGTAGCGCGGGAGACAGCCCACAAGATCCTGGAGGTGGCCGCCGGGCAGACCGCGGACCAACTCACCTCTCAGGACCAGTATGTCATCGGGCTGGCCCATCTGCAGATCGCCCGCGAGTTGCTGGAGGCAGCCCTGCAGAGCGGGAAGCTCTCGGAAGCCCAGGCGGCCGCGGCGAAGGCGTGGCTGGACAAGCTGGCCCCACCCCAGCCGGCGCTGATCGTTGTGGGCAAGGGCGAGCAGATCAAGCTGGAGGACTACCTGGTCGCCGGCAAGACGACCATCGTGGACTTCTACAGCGAGTTCTGCCCGCCGTGCCGGGCCCTGGCGCCGCACCTGGAGAAGCTGGTGCAGACTCGCCAGGACACTGCCGTGGTCAAGGTGGACATCAACCGCCCGGGCCACCAGGGCATTGACTGGGGCTCGCCCGTGGCCCAGCAGTTCAGCCTGCGCAGTATCCCTTACCTGCGCATCTATGGCCCCGACAAGCAGTTGCAGGCCGAGGGCAAGGCGGCCCTCACGCAAGTCCTGGAGTGGTGCGGCCTGAACTGA
- a CDS encoding Gfo/Idh/MocA family oxidoreductase — MPKRLLFIGAGGLAHSRAACFAKIAGVELAGVVSRTEASARRLAEAHHMPAYGTDVEAVAAQVQPDAVSIASVNAAHHQHIMWALEHDLDVFVEGPMVVSAAQAEQVATLAQARGRIVEVGFQRRYHPTIQRARDFIQNKHFGPLIYGEVEFFWHMAPPPGQPASWYLDDTQSGGMAVCHMSYGLNTLRWVLGDPQRVVATGSSLGFPPGQVDSDTLSATLLYDSGAVGHIIASFATPEGFPSGMMKVFCPDGGFAVQILHEVCGTFWEGNDVIEVAPVPRVEGDGEWGGDDLQAQCEAFAQALETRQGLLNPPEDSAFELRLIEGALESARTRQPVELA, encoded by the coding sequence ATGCCGAAGCGGTTGCTGTTCATCGGCGCGGGTGGCCTGGCCCATTCCCGCGCCGCGTGCTTCGCCAAGATCGCGGGTGTGGAGCTGGCCGGGGTCGTGTCACGGACCGAAGCCTCGGCGCGACGCCTGGCCGAGGCGCACCACATGCCGGCGTACGGCACGGACGTCGAGGCCGTAGCGGCGCAGGTACAGCCCGACGCCGTCTCCATCGCCTCCGTCAACGCCGCGCACCACCAGCACATCATGTGGGCGCTGGAGCATGACCTCGATGTGTTCGTCGAGGGGCCGATGGTGGTCAGCGCCGCGCAGGCGGAGCAGGTCGCGACACTGGCGCAAGCGCGCGGCCGGATCGTGGAGGTCGGCTTCCAGCGGCGTTACCACCCCACCATCCAGCGGGCTCGCGACTTCATCCAGAACAAGCATTTCGGCCCGCTGATCTACGGCGAGGTGGAGTTCTTCTGGCACATGGCCCCGCCCCCCGGCCAGCCCGCGTCGTGGTATCTCGATGACACGCAGAGCGGCGGCATGGCCGTCTGCCACATGAGCTACGGGCTGAACACGCTGCGTTGGGTGCTGGGCGACCCACAGCGCGTCGTGGCCACCGGCAGTAGCCTGGGCTTCCCGCCGGGGCAGGTGGACAGCGACACGCTGTCGGCCACGCTGCTGTATGACAGCGGCGCCGTCGGCCACATCATCGCCAGCTTCGCCACACCCGAGGGCTTCCCGAGCGGCATGATGAAGGTCTTCTGTCCGGACGGCGGGTTCGCCGTTCAGATCCTGCACGAAGTCTGCGGCACTTTCTGGGAAGGTAATGATGTTATAGAAGTAGCGCCCGTGCCGCGCGTCGAGGGGGACGGCGAGTGGGGCGGCGACGATCTCCAGGCCCAGTGCGAGGCCTTCGCACAGGCGCTGGAGACCCGCCAGGGGCTGCTCAACCCGCCGGAAGACAGCGCCTTCGAGTTGCGCCTGATTGAGGGGGCGCTCGAGTCGGCGCGCACCCGGCAGCCCGTGGAGCTGGCGTGA